The following are encoded in a window of Parambassis ranga chromosome 15, fParRan2.1, whole genome shotgun sequence genomic DNA:
- the klhl31 gene encoding kelch-like protein 31 isoform X1: MAPKKSKATKKSKGDINDMTIMVENSPINKINGLNTLLEGGNGFSCISTEVTDSVYAPNLLEGLSNMRQDSFLCDLTVSTQSKSFDVHKVVMASCSEYIRNILKKDPALQKIDLNDLSPVGLATAITYAYSGKLTLSLYSIGSTIAAAMLLQIGTLVKMCSDFLMQELSVENCMYVANIADAYNLKETKEAAQKFMRENFIEFSEMEQFLKLTYEQICEFLSDDSLQLPSEITAFQIAMKWLDFDEKRLKYASDLLTHIRFGTISAHDLVNHIQSVPRMMQDPECHRLLVDAMNYHLLPYQQNILQSRRTRVRGGQKVILTIGGRPALTEKSLSKDVLYRDEDNVWNKLTEMPAKSFNQCVAVLDGFLYVAGGEDQNDARNQAKHAVSNFCRYDPRLNTWIHLNNMIQRRTHFSINIFNGLLFAIGGRNADGVQASVECYVPSSNQWQMKAPMEVPRCCHASSVIDGKILVSGGYINNAYSRAVCSYDPSTDTWQDKTSLSTPRGWHCAATVGDRSYVIGGSQLGGRGERVDVLAVESYNPHNGQWSYCAPLHTGVSTAGISILNNKVYLLGGWNEGEKKYKKCIQVYNPDLNEWTQDDELPEATVGISCCVVAIPTRKTRESRASSVASAPVSI, from the exons ATGGCACCCAAAAAGAGCAAGGCGACCAAAAAGAGTAAAGGAGACATAAATGATATGACTATCATGGTCGAGAACAGCCCTATCAACAAGATCAATGGGTTGAACACTCTGTTAGAAGGAGGGAATGGCTTCAGCTGCATTTCCACCGAGGTTACTGATTCTGTGTATGCTCCAAACCTCTTGGAAGGTTTGAGCAACATGAGACAGGACAGCTTCCTCTGTGATCTAACAGTCTCCACCCAGTCAAAGTCATTTGACGTCCACAAAGTTGTAATGGCCTCCTGCAGTGAGTACATCCGAAACATCTTGAAGAAGGACCCAGCCCTCCAGAAGATTGACCTGAACGACCTCTCACCGGTCGGCCTGGCTACTGCAATCACATATGCATACTCAGGAAAGCTCACCCTGTCACTCTACAGCATCGGCAGCACTATTgctgcagccatgttgctgcagATTGGCACTTTGGTGAAGATGTGCAGTGATTTCCTCATGCAGGAGCTCAGCGTGGAGAATTGCATGTATGTGGCCAATATTGCTGATGCCTACAACCTCAAAGAAACCAAGGAGGCAGCTCAGAAGTTTATGAGGGAGAACTTCATTGAGTTTTCTGAGATGGAGCAGTTCCTCAAGCTCACCTATGAGCAGATCTGTGAATTTCTCTCAGACGATTCTTTGCAGCTGCCTTCTGAGATTACAGCCTTCCAGATTGCAATGAAATGGCTGGACTTTGATGAGAAGAGGTTGAAGTATGCATCAGATCTGCTCACTCACATCCGCTTCGGCACCATTTCTGCCCATGACCTGGTGAACCACATCCAGAGTGTCCCGAGGATGATGCAAGACCCCGAGTGCCACCGCCTCCTGGTGGATGCTATGAACTACCATTTGCTGCCATATCAACAGAACATCCTCCAGTCACGCAGGACAAGGGTGCGTGGTGGCCAGAAGGTGATCCTCACAATCGGTGGACGTCCCGCCCTGACAGAGAAATCTCTCAGCAAAGATGTTCTCTACAGAGATGAAGATAACGTGTGGAACAAGCTGACAGAAATGCCAGCAAAGAGCTTCAATCAGTGTGTGGCAGTCTTGGATGGCTTTCTGTATGTGGCAGGTGGAGAGGACCAGAATGATGCTAGGAACCAGGCTAAACATGCTGTGAGCAACTTCTGCAG GTATGACCCCCGCCTCAACACATGGATTCACTTGAACAACATGATCCAAAGGCGCACCCACTtcagcatcaacatcttcaACGGCCTCTTGTTTGCCATTGGAGGGCGAAATGCTGATGGTGTTCAGGCTTCTGTGGAATGCTATGTGCCCTCCTCCAACCAGTGGCAGATGAAAGCTCCCATGGAGGTACCCCGCTGCTGTCATGCCAGCTCCGTCATCGATGGCAAGATCCTGGTATCTGGAGGTTACATCAACAATGCCTACTCCAGGGCTGTGTGCTCGTACGACCCCTCAACTGACACCTGGCAGGATAAGACCAGCCTCAGCACACCTCGTGGTTGGCACTGTGCTGCCACTGTGGGAGACCGGTCTTATGTGATCGGTGGTAGCCAGCTGGGAGGTCGCGGGGAGAGGGTGGATGTCCTCGCTGTTGAATCTTACAACCCTCACAACGGGCAGTGGAGCTACTGTGCACCTCTCCACACGGGGGTGAGCACAGCTGGTATTTCCATTTTGAACAACAAGGTCTATCTACTCGGAGGCTGGAACGAGGGCGAGAAGAAGTACAAGAAATGCATTCAGGTTTACAACCCAGATCTCAATGAATGGACTCAGGATGACGAATTGCCAGAAGCTACAGTTGGGATTTCATGCTGTGTCGTCGCCATACCCACACGGAAAACACGAGAGTCCAGAGCCAGCTCAGTTGCATCTGCACCAGTCAGTATATAA
- the eloal gene encoding elongin A, like, with protein MAGSSDVVKKITRFKLQLSDTAEPATVLKILQKLKNLDVTLDILAETGIGKTVNSLRRHEEAGELAKSIVKGWKSLIPKESKSHEEDRDLLENVTDKDKLDTQSCSENGCLAKTVNNNCLTSHNSNEEVASEKEQCEGQKRKMENYEKNQNDGVTKKTDLQEDKMDDLALSKRKKDPQSVRGDGDAVVESKNSDLKKPRSDSREKPKSTTEDGRFESERESDTKTKPSKETSKESRDFSKPVREIKDEGSESRTKKGKKMGQEKQEPLKHKAEWENKGRSKHKKAKIKHKHEESKRVDKEEPSMSFESYLNYDVNVSKRKEQSRAKKPHKKSKLVHKEQPTEHSSKSHVVSPKQESLPLMDIPLTPALPQFKQPLSAMCSEKKVEKEPDFCDVSEESAVFNCQRLNRKMQVYSGAKTACLPTMMSLYQQCIRTLQNNINLLHETGGVPFEILEPVLERCTPEQLLRIEECNPIYIGLTDHLWEKHCQRDFKDFKLQEYESWKEMYIRMFEERERKLQRLTKTIISAHSKKPQGRQVKMAFIHTVAKPPRDVRIQQEIHGTAVQQPNQHRCSVKVQDNRPKPSCNESSRSSSTSSGGSNTQDPRKKTRVAPMMAKSLKALRKQFGRR; from the exons ATGGCCGGCAGCTCTGATGTGGTGAAAAAAATCACGCGATTCAAACTCCAGCTCTCTGACACAGCAGAGCCTGCAACg GTTCTGAAAATCTTGCAGAAACTCAAGAATTTGGACGTCACATTAGACATTCTTGCT gAAACTGGAATTGGAAAAACAGTCAATTCACTGCGCAGGCATGAAGAGGCGGGAGAACTTGCCAAGTCGATAGTCAAAGGTTGGAAATCATTGATCCCTAAGGAATCCAAAAG CCATGAGGAAGATAGGGATTTGTTGGAGAACGTCACTGATAAAGACAAACTGGACACCCAAAGCTGCTCAGAAAATGGATGTTTGGCAAAAACTGTCAACAATAACTGCTTAACATCTCACAACAGTAATGAGGAAGTGGCTTCAGAGAAAGAACAATGTGAAgggcagaaaagaaaaatggaaaattatGAAAAAAACCAGAACGATGGtgtgacaaagaaaacagaccTCCAGGAAGATAAAATGGACGACCTGGCTTTGTCAAAGAGAAAGAAGGACCCTCAGAGTGTCAGAGGAGACGGTGATGCTGTGGTTGAAAGCAAAAACTCAGATCTTAAAAAACCTCGATCTGACTCCAGAGAGAAGCCGAAAAGTACCACTGAAGATGGAAGATTTGAGTCAGAAAGGGAGTcagatacaaaaacaaaaccatccAAAGAAACATCAAAGGAAAGCAGAGACTTCTCAAAACCAGTCAGAGAAATCAAAGATGAGGGTTCAGAGTCCAGGAcaaagaaggggaaaaaaatgggtCAAGAGAAGCAAGAACCTTTGAAACACAAAGCAGAGTGGGAAAATAAGGGACGTTCAAAGCATAAAAAGGCCAAAATAAAGCACAAACACGAGGAGAGTAAGAGGGTTGACAAAGAAGAGCCCTCCATGTCCTTTGAATCCTACTTGAACTATGATGTGAATGTTTCCAAAAGAAAAGAGCAATCAAGAGCAAAGAAACCTCACAAGAAATCCAAGCTGGTACACAAAGAGCAACCAACAGAACATTCTTCCAAGTCACATGTTGTCTCTCCAAAACAG GAATCTCTGCCTCTGATGGACATCCCTTTAACTCCTGCACTGCCTCAATTTAAACAGCCGCTCAGTGCCATGTGCTCTGAAAAGAAAG TTGAGAAGGAGCCTGACTTCTGTGACGTCTCTGAGGAGTCTGCAGTCTTCAACTGTCAGCGTCTGAACAGGAAGATGCAGGTGTATTCTGGGGCTAAAACCGCCTGCCTCCCAACCATGATGAGCTTGTATCAACAGTGCATCCGCACACTGCAGAACAATATCAACT TACTTCATGAAACTGGTGGAGTCCCGTTTGAAATCCTGGAGCCAGTGTTGGAACGATGCACCCCAGAGCAGCTGCTGCGCATCGAAGAATGCAACCCA ATCTACATTGGCTTAACAGACCACTTATGGGAGAAACACTGTCAGAGAGACTTCAAAGACTTCAAACTTCAAGAGTATGAATCATGGAAAGAGATGTACATCAGGATGTTTGAGGAGAGAGAACGGAAGCTCCAGAGACTGACAAAAACGATCATCTCTGCACATTCTAAGAAACCTCAAG gtcggCAGGTGAAGATGGCATTTATTCACACTGTTGCCAAGCCACCAAGAGATGTGCGAATTCAGCAGGAAATTCATGGAACTGCTGTTCAGCAGCCTAATCAGCACAGGTGCAG CGTTAAGGTTCAGGACAACAGACCAAAGCCTAGTTGTAATGAGTCCAGCAGGTCCAGCAGCACAAGTTCAGGAGGAAGCAACACACAAGATCCTCGTAAAAAAACAA GAGTTGCTCCGATGATGGCAAAGTCTTTGAAGGCATTAAGGAAACAGTTTGGACGCAGATAA